The Streptomyces sp. B3I8 nucleotide sequence GCCCCCGGGCTCCGGCCGGCCCGCACCCCGGGCGGGCATCTTCGGACTCCCGGCCGCCCCCGCCTCCGTCGGACTCGCCCGCGGCCATGTGCGCGGCCTCCTGGAGGACTGGGAGTTCGACCCCGAGACCTGCGACAACGCCGTCCTCGTCACCTCGGAGCTGGTCACCAACGCGGTGATGCACACCGCGAGCGACCGCATCGTGTGCAGGCTGCGCACGGACGGTGACCGTATCCGCATCGAGGTCGAGGACGAGAGCCGCGGCCCCACCCTGCCCGAGCAGCGCATCTCCCGCCCCGACGACCAGGGCGGCCGGGGGCTGATGCTGGTCGGCGTGCTCAGCAGCGACTGGGGCGTACGGGACAGCCCGTACGGGCCCGGCCGCATCGTCTGGGCGGAGCTGATCCCCGAGGGCCCCGACCCCGACCTCGACCAGGACCCGGCCCTGGGCTTCACCCCCGTACCGACCCTGGCGCCGGCCGTCACCTCCCTGGCGCCCTCCGCCTCCGTGCACGACATCCGGCCCGTCCCCCGCCTGGCCGAAGGAACGCACCCGCATGAACCCTCAGCGCACCCCTGACCCCTGCCCCCGGCCCGAGCGGCTCCCCGACGCACGCCGCCACATGCACGGCGTCCCGATCGCCGACGCGCCCCCGCGCACGCCCGGTCCCGCCATCCCCGAGACGCCCCCGGGCACCCTCGGTCTGCCGATCCCCGACGACCTGTCCGGCGGACTCGGCCACGACGCGGTGGGCACCACACCCGAGCACGGCAGACGGATCATGGAGTGTCTGCCCCGCATCGGCTGCGTCTTCGCCGACGACCGCCAATGGTGGTGGGTCGTCCCCACGGGGTCCCAGATCGGGGTGGCCTGGCCGTCCTCCACGCGGTACGCCGTCGGTGCGACGCTCACCGGGCGGCGCGGCCGGGGTCCGGCCGGGCGGGTCCGGCTGATCCACCGGCCCGACCACGACTCGCCCTACACCCCGCCGCTCCCGCTGTACTTCCTCACCTGCCGTCTCGCGGGCATCACCCCGCGATGGTCACCGGCCTCCGTGGGCTGAACCGTCCGCCGCGGGGTACCCGGGGTTCTCCGGTTGCGCCCGGGCGGAAGGGATGGCAGGACGGTAGGACCATGAACACTGACAGCGACAGCACACTCCCGCACGCGGTCCTCTCCAGCGACTCGGTCTTCGGAGCGCCGTGCTGGGTGAGTCTGACGACCCGCGACCTCGACGTCGCCGGGGCGTTCTACACGGCGGTGCTCGGCTGGACCTTCCGCACCGGCCGCCTCGGCGCACGGTTCCGCACGGCGCTGGCCGACGACGTGCCCGTCGCGGGCCTGGCCGCCGTCGCCTCGGTGTACCGGATGGCGGCTGCCTGGACGCCGTACTTCGCCGTGCCGAGCGCGGACGACGCGGTGGCCCGCAGCAGGGAGCGCGGCGGTACGACGGCGGTCGGCCCGCTCGCCTTCCCGCCGGGCCGCGCCGCCGTCCTGGCCGACCGGGACGGAGCCGTCTTCGGCATCTGGGAGGGGCAGTTGGCGACCGGCTGGGAGGAGTGGCGCAAGGCCGCCCCGGTCTCCGTCCGCCTGCACACCCGGGACGCCTTCGACGCGGCGATCTTCTACGGCGAGGTGCTGCAGTGGGCGACCGGGAGCGAGGGGTGCTGCGAGGTGCAGTACGACGGCGCGGAGGTCGTCCTGCGCAGCGCCGGGGAGACGGTGGCCCGCATCCACTCGGGCGCGCTGGGCGCCGCCCCGGACCCCACGATCCGCCCGCACTGGCAGGTCCACTTCACCGTGGACGACGTACCGGCGTGCGTGGCGGCGGCGCGGGCGCACGGGGGAGGCGTGGTGCGGTGGGCGGACGGCGCGCGCGAAGCGGTCCTGACGGACCCCGACGGCGCGAGTTTCACGGTGCGGGAGGAAACGGCGGCGTAGAGCCGCCCGCGCGGGGCGCGGGGATCCGTGCGGCACCGGCCGATGTCGCCCACGTCGGGGCCGTATCCCCCTCGGCCCCCCGGTTCCTCTTGTTCTGCTTGTTCCGTCGCCGCAACCACCTGCCGCGCGGCTCCTGGTCCGGCATCCACCCGAAGATCAGACAGGCCCCGACCAGCCCCAGCAGCAGTCCCACCAGGAACCCGCCCAGGTTCGACGTCAGCCACGTGCCCAGCGCCGACAGGGCGCCCACCAGCGAGTAGAACAACCGCTGACCGGGGCTCAGCAGTGTCAGCACGCCGCACAGCACCATCACCGTCGGCAGCAGATATCCCGCCACGCCCTGCATGCCGACATGCAGCACCACCTTCATCGACGCCTTTTCGGTGAGCAGGATCTCCCCGCCCCCCAGGGTCAGCAGCACACCGCCCCAGAACGGGCGCCGCGCCCGCCAGCCGCGGAACCCGCCACCACCGGCACCCACGTCAGCACCCGGAGTCGGAGAAGCGCATCTTCAGCCCCGGCAGCTTGAAGACCCCCGCCGTGGTGGCGTAGTTGGTCTGCCGCAGGTTCTTGATGTGCACGGTGTCGGCCTGCTGCCCGAACACCCCCGGCCTGCCCTGCACCCCGGCCTTGGACATGGTGCTCGCGTCGTTGCCGATCTCGATGTTCTTGAACGCCGCGTCGCCCGAGAGCTGCGTGGAGTCGGTGGTGAGGTCCCGGGCTGTCACCTTGGTGTCCCCGCCCCCCGCGGTGATCAGCAGATTCGTGCCGCCGAGGTCCACGCTCTGGCAGAGCTTGGTGAGCGTCGCCTTCTTGATCGCGGAGGTGATGACCAGCACCTGCCCGCCTGTGTCGCCGGCGTTGGGGCTGTCCTCCGTCATGCTGTCGAGATCACCGAACTGTTCGAACCCGGTGCCGTCGAGCTCGGTCGCGGTGACCGTGAACGGCATGCCGGAGATGAAGAACTGCACACCCAGCGCACCCTGGGCGGTCGCGACGATCAGTCCCGCCGCGATCGCGGTGGCGGGCACCGCCAGGACGGCGGCGCGACGCAGACGTACGCGTCCGCGTCTTTCGCCCCCGGCGGAACCGCTCTCCGGGGGCTCGGGCAGGCCGGCGGTGGATGCCGTGTGGTCCGAGGACGAGGCCATGTCTACTCCTGGGCGCAGTCAATGCGGAGGGAACCTAACCGGATTCACTGGCGCGTTGTCCTGGCGCGGACAGCGCCTGCCGCGCACGCCTCCTCCCGCCTCCCGGCGTGCACAAGGGCTTGCTCGTTACGCGGCAGTAGCCATCAAGGAAGTTACCGATGGTTACACCAAGGGGTCAAGAGAGCTGTGGCAGAGGGATGTTGATTGTGGTGATCGCGTGTCGGGGGCCTTCCGGCCGCGTCCGGGCTGACCTGCGCGCACGCCCGGCAGGTGGCGGTTCGTCCGACGAACTCCCGCGCGAACCCTTGACGGTGACGGAGCATCAGGTCTACAACTGCCTCTGTTTTCCTGCGGATCCGTGGCGCCGGATCCGTCCGTACGGCGCACGTCACTCTCCCGGCCCCGCCTCTCGGGGCATATGTGACACCTCTGCGCGCCGTGCGGCGCACGGATTCTTCACCGCGCACGATCCGCTCCTTCCGCGGCACCGGCACGGCCCCGGACCATCCCCTGTCCGCGGCCCGTGTCCGGTCCGCCCTGCCGCCGTCGGCCCCGTCACGTACGGAGAAGGCGTCACGGGATCGGCGGCGACCTTCTCGCACCTCTCCCCACTCCGAGAACACGCACCTCTCCCCACTCCCGAGAAGAGGCATCCCCATGCGTACGACCCGCACCCGTACCCTCCTCGCCCTTGCCGGTGCCGCCACGGCCTTCGCGCTGGCCACGGCCTCGCCGGCCACCGCGGCCGACACGGTCCTCACCACCGGCGGCGCGGGCGGCGACGCCGTCTCCGTCGGCGACGTGCTCAACGCGTCGCTCGCCAGTGGCACGTCGGCCACGCTCTACTCCAGTGCCACCGGCACCAGCGGGGTGTCCTGCACCTCCTCGGCCTTCACCGCCACCGTCACCGACAACCCGGCGGCGCCGGGCACCGCGACCGAGTCGCTGACCGGGCACACCTTCGACGCGGGCAGCTGCTCCAGCAACGTCATCGGTGTGACCGGGGTGACCGGCATCACCGTCGAGCATCTGCCCTACGGCACGACCGTCACCTCGGACGGGGCGGTGACCGTGACCCCGCCGGCCGGGTCCACCATCCAGACGACGGTGAAGCTGCGGACCCTGCTGGGCAGCATCACGTGCGTGTACCAGGCGCCGAGTCTGAACGGCACGGTGGACGAGGCCGCGAACGGCATCGCGTTCAGTGCGCAGCACTTCACGAAGGTGTCCGGGTCGTCGCTGTGCTTCGCCAACGGCTACTTCACGGCGACGTACGCCCCGGTCACCGACACGAGCCAGGCCGGCTCCCCGACGGTGTACGTCAACTGACCCGAGGGCTCCGCCCCCCGGACCCCCGAAAAGATCGCGCAGTTCCCCGCACCCTGGAAGGGGCGCAGCGCCCTTTGAAGGGCGCGGGGAACTGCGCGACCAGCCACAACGCACCCGCACCCGCCCACGCACGCACTCACCCGAGCCCTCACCACCCACGAGCTCTCCCCGTCCGCCCCCGACTCCCCCTCTCGGGGTGAAAGGGGCGGAGCCCCTTGGAGGGACGGGACGGGACGGGCAGGGGCGGCAGGGGCGGCGGGGGCGAAACACCTTTCGCCCCGCTAGCGTGGGCGGATGCCGAGTCAGACGCCCCCACCGCCGGCCCCGCCGGCCCCACCGGTGTGCGCCGGGTGCGGCGCACCCACCCGCCGCGTCGCCGACACCGTCGCGGACCCCGCCTCCCTCCACGACGACCTCGCCGACCGCCTCGCCAAGGCCCCCGCGGTCGCCTCCCGCGGCACCACCGCCCTCCACGCCGTCGAAGGCCTGATCATGGCCGGCGTGGGGATCGCCCTCGCCCAGGGCGGCCTCGCCGGCCACACCACCGTGCCCACCGTCGGCGGCACCCTCCTCGCCCTCATCGCGCTGACCGGCACCGCGCTCGTCGTCCGCAACGAGACCCGCGGCCGCGCCGCCGTCACCGCCGGCGAGCCCCGCGCCGACGCCCTGTGGCGACCGGCGCACCAC carries:
- a CDS encoding DUF6114 domain-containing protein encodes the protein MGAGGGGFRGWRARRPFWGGVLLTLGGGEILLTEKASMKVVLHVGMQGVAGYLLPTVMVLCGVLTLLSPGQRLFYSLVGALSALGTWLTSNLGGFLVGLLLGLVGACLIFGWMPDQEPRGRWLRRRNKQNKRNRGAEGDTAPTWATSAGAARIPAPRAGGSTPPFPPAP
- a CDS encoding DUF6230 family protein, whose translation is MASSSDHTASTAGLPEPPESGSAGGERRGRVRLRRAAVLAVPATAIAAGLIVATAQGALGVQFFISGMPFTVTATELDGTGFEQFGDLDSMTEDSPNAGDTGGQVLVITSAIKKATLTKLCQSVDLGGTNLLITAGGGDTKVTARDLTTDSTQLSGDAAFKNIEIGNDASTMSKAGVQGRPGVFGQQADTVHIKNLRQTNYATTAGVFKLPGLKMRFSDSGC
- a CDS encoding VOC family protein; the encoded protein is MNTDSDSTLPHAVLSSDSVFGAPCWVSLTTRDLDVAGAFYTAVLGWTFRTGRLGARFRTALADDVPVAGLAAVASVYRMAAAWTPYFAVPSADDAVARSRERGGTTAVGPLAFPPGRAAVLADRDGAVFGIWEGQLATGWEEWRKAAPVSVRLHTRDAFDAAIFYGEVLQWATGSEGCCEVQYDGAEVVLRSAGETVARIHSGALGAAPDPTIRPHWQVHFTVDDVPACVAAARAHGGGVVRWADGAREAVLTDPDGASFTVREETAA
- a CDS encoding Tat pathway signal sequence domain protein; this translates as MRTTRTRTLLALAGAATAFALATASPATAADTVLTTGGAGGDAVSVGDVLNASLASGTSATLYSSATGTSGVSCTSSAFTATVTDNPAAPGTATESLTGHTFDAGSCSSNVIGVTGVTGITVEHLPYGTTVTSDGAVTVTPPAGSTIQTTVKLRTLLGSITCVYQAPSLNGTVDEAANGIAFSAQHFTKVSGSSLCFANGYFTATYAPVTDTSQAGSPTVYVN
- a CDS encoding ATP-binding protein; the encoded protein is MAPPSSPQPLGRPPGSGRPAPRAGIFGLPAAPASVGLARGHVRGLLEDWEFDPETCDNAVLVTSELVTNAVMHTASDRIVCRLRTDGDRIRIEVEDESRGPTLPEQRISRPDDQGGRGLMLVGVLSSDWGVRDSPYGPGRIVWAELIPEGPDPDLDQDPALGFTPVPTLAPAVTSLAPSASVHDIRPVPRLAEGTHPHEPSAHP